In a genomic window of Micromonospora cremea:
- a CDS encoding DMT family transporter yields MAWLVLVISGMLETAWAIALDRSAGFSRLVPSLVFAVTLLLSMGGLAYALREIPVGTGYAVWVGIGAVGTALVGMLALGESTSLPRILCLLLVVAGVVGLKIFH; encoded by the coding sequence ATGGCCTGGCTGGTACTGGTGATCTCGGGAATGTTGGAGACGGCGTGGGCGATCGCCCTGGACCGCAGCGCCGGCTTCAGCCGGCTGGTCCCGTCGCTGGTGTTCGCGGTGACCCTGCTGCTGAGCATGGGCGGGCTGGCGTACGCGCTGCGGGAGATCCCGGTCGGCACCGGGTACGCGGTCTGGGTCGGCATCGGCGCGGTCGGCACCGCCCTGGTCGGGATGCTGGCGCTCGGCGAGTCGACGAGCCTGCCTCGGATCCTGTGCCTGCTGCTGGTGGTGGCCGGCGTCGTCGGCCTGAAGATCTTCCACTGA
- a CDS encoding ornithine cyclodeaminase family protein yields the protein MTLLYADPEVAAALDAATTVDAMRAALLAAYEGRLVAPPRAAAPLGGGRMVLTAGHLVDEWYGFRSYDTFGHPQGEQLVVLHDARTGAIRAVAVGEELGSRRTGGLGGVAVDALARPDAATLGVIGSGRQAWTQVWAAAAVRPLREVVVHSRSAARRDAFAARVRAELGVPARAVAEPSAAVTARDMVVLATTSPTPVLRAADLSPGTHVNAVGFKQRDRSEFGADLLDAADLLVTDSPAQAADYRPPMLAATPPYAGRLRDLGGILAGAVPGRTTADQVSVFCSTGLAGTEVFLLDRLTRVGAATR from the coding sequence ATGACCTTGCTCTACGCCGACCCCGAGGTCGCCGCCGCGCTGGACGCCGCCACCACGGTCGACGCCATGCGCGCCGCCCTGCTGGCCGCGTACGAGGGGCGGCTGGTCGCCCCGCCCCGGGCCGCCGCCCCGCTGGGTGGTGGGCGGATGGTGCTCACCGCTGGTCACCTCGTCGACGAGTGGTACGGCTTCCGCTCGTACGACACCTTCGGCCACCCGCAGGGCGAGCAGCTGGTGGTGCTGCACGACGCCCGCACCGGCGCGATCCGGGCGGTCGCGGTCGGCGAGGAGCTGGGTTCCCGGCGTACCGGAGGGCTGGGTGGCGTCGCGGTCGACGCGCTGGCCCGACCGGACGCGGCCACCCTCGGCGTGATCGGCTCCGGTCGGCAGGCGTGGACCCAGGTCTGGGCCGCCGCGGCGGTCCGCCCACTGCGGGAGGTGGTGGTGCACAGCCGCTCCGCCGCCCGGCGGGACGCCTTCGCCGCGCGGGTCCGCGCCGAACTGGGTGTGCCGGCCCGCGCGGTCGCCGAGCCCAGCGCGGCGGTGACCGCGCGGGACATGGTGGTGCTCGCCACCACCAGCCCGACCCCGGTGCTCCGCGCCGCCGACCTGAGCCCCGGCACGCACGTCAACGCGGTCGGCTTCAAGCAGCGTGATCGCAGCGAGTTCGGTGCCGACCTGCTGGACGCCGCCGACCTGCTGGTCACCGACTCGCCGGCCCAGGCGGCGGACTACCGGCCGCCGATGCTCGCCGCCACGCCCCCGTACGCCGGGCGGCTGCGCGACCTGGGCGGCATCCTGGCCGGCGCGGTCCCCGGCCGGACAACCGCGGACCAGGTCTCCGTCTTCTGCTCCACGGGTCTGGCCGGGACCGAGGTCTTCCTGCTCGACCGGCTGACCCGGGTGGGAGCCGCGACGCGCTGA
- a CDS encoding DUF2207 family protein → MGLSDPVVEIGLPVASLALWALVYGITRLASRPAAVASAPPAMEFPGQEPPAVVSLLANRWKITVDAAESTLLDLAARHYLELRQAGPDPRHTTVHLTGRAPDDLNRYERQVFDRVTARAVDRMVPLTALGFSEANRSASWAKRLRRSIVADAQRLGLSRRRFSRALVALLTVLGAVAAGGVAGGVWHYVARSGEDPFAPVAAFLVTIVALAGLAGRDLGERDTPAGRAAAARWLGFRAWLAGHESFADLPPAAVTVWDRYLSYGAALGVTRVASQVIDLGMADRRRLWSSYGGRWRRVSVSYPRGLPRYGQPLGWVVFRALIAGLLGWTFARVVGGVFLASTGDSSAGSMGFTDLRPVTLGFVLLGFALLGLAGYLLLRALVDLVAPATVTGEVLWHQVWQRQTSDDGPGRTINHYLVIDDGHAERLRAWIIPEQIAGECRLGDVVTARVRPWTRRVLGVTVQRAAPEQADPDAYADDDLLPGTALPATATHRAVQPERLLSAAEVGAATGRRVSLVRPATSTGQVRGTASFVDGSGATVLVLQVTRGMMARFNLTVGRSTGVPLPGVGDEAYAGPDRVVGRRGDLVLLLVRGPGAGEIEAAQLGGLLSTALSRLPSESAPQHSGAG, encoded by the coding sequence ATGGGACTCTCCGACCCGGTCGTCGAGATCGGCCTGCCGGTCGCGAGCCTCGCCCTCTGGGCGCTGGTCTACGGGATCACCCGGCTGGCCAGCCGGCCCGCCGCCGTGGCCTCGGCGCCCCCTGCCATGGAGTTCCCCGGCCAGGAGCCGCCGGCCGTGGTCAGCCTGCTGGCCAACCGTTGGAAGATCACCGTGGACGCCGCCGAGTCCACCCTGCTCGACCTCGCCGCGCGCCACTACCTGGAGCTGCGCCAGGCCGGCCCCGATCCCCGGCACACCACGGTGCACCTGACCGGCCGCGCCCCCGACGACCTCAACCGGTACGAGCGGCAGGTCTTCGACCGGGTGACGGCCCGCGCGGTCGACAGGATGGTGCCGCTGACCGCACTGGGATTCTCGGAAGCCAACCGATCCGCCTCGTGGGCCAAGCGGCTGCGCCGGTCGATCGTGGCCGACGCCCAGCGGCTCGGGCTCTCCCGTCGGCGATTCTCGCGGGCACTGGTTGCCCTGCTCACCGTGCTCGGCGCTGTCGCCGCCGGCGGGGTCGCGGGCGGGGTCTGGCACTACGTGGCCCGCTCTGGCGAGGACCCGTTCGCTCCCGTCGCCGCCTTCCTCGTCACCATCGTCGCGCTCGCCGGCCTCGCCGGCCGGGACCTCGGAGAACGGGACACCCCCGCCGGCCGGGCCGCCGCCGCCCGCTGGCTGGGGTTTCGCGCCTGGCTCGCCGGGCACGAGAGCTTCGCCGACCTGCCGCCCGCCGCCGTCACGGTCTGGGACCGCTATCTGTCGTACGGGGCCGCGCTCGGCGTCACCCGGGTGGCTTCGCAGGTGATCGACCTGGGCATGGCCGACCGGAGACGGCTTTGGTCGTCGTACGGGGGCCGGTGGCGCCGGGTCAGCGTCAGCTATCCGCGCGGGCTGCCCAGGTACGGCCAGCCGCTGGGCTGGGTCGTCTTCCGGGCGTTGATCGCCGGCCTGCTGGGCTGGACGTTCGCTCGGGTGGTCGGCGGGGTGTTCCTCGCCTCGACCGGGGACTCGTCGGCCGGCTCGATGGGGTTCACCGACCTCCGCCCGGTCACGCTCGGCTTCGTCCTGCTCGGGTTCGCGCTGCTCGGCCTCGCCGGATATCTCCTCCTCCGGGCGCTGGTCGACCTGGTGGCCCCGGCCACGGTCACCGGCGAGGTGCTCTGGCACCAGGTGTGGCAGCGGCAGACGTCGGACGATGGGCCGGGGCGGACGATCAACCATTACCTCGTCATCGACGACGGCCACGCCGAGCGGCTCCGCGCCTGGATCATCCCGGAGCAGATCGCGGGGGAGTGCCGGCTCGGCGACGTGGTCACCGCACGGGTCCGGCCGTGGACCCGGCGGGTGCTCGGGGTGACCGTCCAGCGCGCCGCTCCCGAGCAGGCCGACCCGGACGCGTACGCCGACGACGACCTGCTGCCCGGCACCGCCCTGCCTGCCACGGCGACTCACCGCGCGGTCCAGCCGGAGCGCCTGCTCAGCGCGGCGGAGGTGGGCGCCGCGACCGGTCGGCGGGTGTCGTTGGTCAGACCGGCCACGAGCACCGGTCAGGTGCGGGGCACGGCGTCGTTCGTCGACGGCAGCGGGGCGACGGTCCTCGTGCTCCAGGTCACCCGGGGGATGATGGCGCGGTTCAACCTGACCGTCGGGCGGAGCACGGGTGTCCCGCTGCCCGGGGTGGGTGACGAGGCGTACGCCGGGCCGGATCGGGTGGTCGGTCGGCGGGGGGACCTCGTGCTGCTGCTGGTCCGCGGGCCGGGCGCCGGCGAGATCGAGGCCGCACAACTCGGCGGGCTGCTTTCTACCGCCCTGTCCCGACTGCCGAGCGAGTCCGCACCGCAGCACAGCGGGGCGGGCTGA
- a CDS encoding LemA family protein — MNLGLVLVAVLVVLVVVLLVVAVGGYNRLVRLRAQVHASWAQVDVQLKRRHSLIPNLVSTVQGYAGHERATLEAVTAARATATTVAGGGPARVDAEDALTVALGRLFAVAEAYPQLRASENFAGLQRELAATEDKIAYARQFYNSSVQSLNTAVQTLPTNVIAGLGGFRPESYFEATGPERTDVSVRF; from the coding sequence ATGAACCTCGGGCTGGTGCTGGTAGCTGTCCTGGTGGTGCTCGTCGTCGTGCTGCTGGTCGTCGCGGTCGGCGGCTACAACCGGCTCGTGCGGTTGCGGGCCCAGGTGCATGCGTCCTGGGCGCAGGTGGACGTCCAGCTCAAACGGCGACATTCGCTGATCCCCAACCTGGTGTCGACGGTGCAGGGCTACGCCGGGCACGAGCGGGCGACCCTGGAGGCGGTGACCGCCGCACGGGCCACGGCCACGACGGTGGCGGGTGGTGGGCCGGCGCGGGTCGACGCCGAGGATGCGTTGACGGTGGCGCTCGGCCGGCTGTTCGCCGTCGCCGAGGCGTACCCGCAGCTGCGGGCGAGTGAGAACTTCGCCGGGCTGCAGCGGGAGCTGGCCGCCACCGAGGACAAGATCGCCTACGCGAGGCAGTTCTACAACTCGTCCGTTCAATCGCTCAACACGGCCGTGCAGACCCTGCCCACCAACGTCATCGCCGGGCTGGGCGGCTTCCGTCCGGAGTCGTACTTCGAGGCGACCGGTCCGGAGCGCACTGACGTCTCCGTCCGGTTCTAG